AGCACCTGAGAAGTAAACCCCGGGAAGCTGAGACCAACGAATTTAAATGGCCAAGCAATTCGAATGTGACTCACCTTAAAATGTATTATTTCTAAAGATCCTTGCTTGTACTGAAAGTATGCGCtccactctttttcccttcgaccagtttttgtcctagttgggtttttctggcaaggttttaacgaggcatcaAATTGTTTATCCATCCACAAGTTGTTTCCATTAATGAGGACGAAACACAAAAGCTTGCTATGAAAGGAGTGTCATCAGCGAATGCAAGACCTCCAATGTTCGAATTCTCATGCTTAGCATCTGAACACTGGGGGGAATAATACATGACAAGACTTTAAAAAGTGTTACCAGAATCGCGAACTCCTAAAATCAGGGTCAATGCCTTATCAGGACTGAGGACTGCATGATCTGCCCCGTATAAATAAGTtttacaagttagccacatgtattggcagcTTTATTGAAGTtttacaagttagccacatgtcATCGCGAActccttttgcttttatcttaTGTCTTGTCCAAATGAtaagttaatttattttatcatttgagaGTTACAAAAACTTCAAATGTTTATGCTGGAATGAATAGGAGGTGTCCTCTTCAAAAGCACCATAAACATAATGGCCTTGTCTTATGAAACTCTCATAGTAAAGGGTGGATTCCGGAAGTgtttatgcccggaatcaaaagcTATCGAATACATAAATATTCCCGAAACTTTGTCAATTAAATGAAAGAGAATAGTTTTTGCACAACACTTAGGCCAAAAGTTTCTTTTATTAATTAAAGCTCGAAACTTAGTAAATATTTTTGGCATAATTACAAAaggtaaaagaaaaatatatatacatcattCTTTGCTGCCAGAACCTGAAGGGAGAGACGGGTCTTCATTTTCTATGGTGGAAGAGGGTTGTTCTGTTGCCGGCTAGGGCCCTTCATCTTCTTCGGTTTTCCCTTCGGTTCCCGAATACTCAGAACTAGTATTCGAAGAATCGGATGCAGCGGACCGAGCGGGAAGGTTCTCACGAGCGGTTATCTCCAGTTCCCGGGCCTAGGAAATACAATCATCAATATTGACAATGCCTTCTTTGGACTCCTCCAAAGTCTTTCCCTTCATATGATATATGCTGTACATTTTCTCGAAGACAAGGGAATCTTTTGAGTCCCGGAGTTTCACTTGGATCCAATCAATCTTTGATTGGAGCTCTTCATTCTCAGTCCTCATTCCACTAATTCTGAAATCAAGCTCAACATTGTTGGACGAGTGAAGTCGATTTTGCTCCATGACTCTCTTGAACttctctttcattttttctctCATCTCATCGGCAGCATTGGCCTCCTCAATTTTGGCACGTAAGACAGCCTCCAAGTTATTAACTTGTTCCATAAAGTCAGACTCATGCTCAGCAATAACAATCACCATATCATGAAGCTCAACCCACTTAGCCTTTGCTTCCTCAAGATTTTCATGTAGTTGTGCAGCTTCTTGGCTATAATCCATCCTATCTTGCTCATATTGCTGCAGTCGGGCCTCGAGCTCATCCATTTGAGCGATTTTGGCCTCCAGCACCGGTAGGTGCTCGACAAGCTGATTCCTTTCTACCAAAGGCTTATCTCGTTCTGAAGCAAGCTCTTGCTTTTCCAGGATCAACCTTTGCAAGCCCTCAGAGGCAAGAAGGTTGTCCTAAAAAGGTGATACAACCAAAATTAGTActtcaaaatataaattaaagaaGATAGAAGGAAGTGAGATTGCTACCTTCACCGAGAAATGAATGTTGTTATTTATTAGACATTTCCCAGAAAGGGAGTCAATATTTTTCCAGTCCTTTGCTGAGGCCAACGACTTCAGATAGTTGGCGAGCTCCACCGGCTTGAAAAGCTTATGGCACCCACTTGAAACCGAGAGAACAACACTTCTTTTGTGGGGGTCCTGAGGTGGTGCCGAGTAAGTACTTCCCAGATTTCCGTGATCGGGAGACCATGGGGGAGAGGTTTACCCTTCTTGTTAGATTAATGCTGGTGGAGAAGGATCAACTGGTGCAAATGGAGAAGAAACATCTGGTGTAGAAGGAGTGGTAGTTATGGCTAGTTCAGTAGTCGGTGATAGAGGAAGGTCTGGAGCCGAACTACTCAGACTGGAGACATCAGCAAGGATCGAAAAATGGGAATCAACATTTTCAACCAAACCCATTTCCCCCAGAGTACATGAACTTCCTCTAATAATGGATTTTGAAGCTATACCGGCTGAGCACCTGCTTAAGCTGATGAAGACCTTTTTCTTATTTGAAGAGGGGCGTCTTCATCATTATCCCCTTATTCATCAACGGTGGCCACTGTGACCGGTCCGGTTGGTGATCTTCTCACTTCCTTCTCCTGAGTCCCAGTTGAGGAGGTACACTTCCTCTTCAGTTTCTTATTTTTAGACTGAGGACTCGGGGAGGAGACGCCCTCACTAGAGGCACAAGTATATCCACGAGCCCTACTCCGGCTAAGGGCACTCTGCAATACCTATTCGTCCTTCTTGGGGTCATCGAGTGTCTTGATGTTGGGGAACACGACGGAAACCTTTGGAAGTCTTGTGTGGAACAAAATGACAGTTAGCAAATTGTTCCAAAGTTGTTAAAATTGAAAGAAAGACGAATTTATTCTTACCGTGGTTCTTAGCTTTCCACCCATACTTGGGAGCCATCTCTTTCTACCCATCGATTGAGGCCTTTAACCCGTGGTGGTTCCCAACGAGTAGATGGAAAGAAGGAAATAAGATATCAACTAAGAAGAAAGTTTTCTCACGAAGAAAATAAACAAATACACAAAGACTTACGAAAAAGGTTTCATGATTCGGGAAAAGCTGGCGCTGTGGCCGGGATGATGTCCCTATTAGCAATGATAACAAACCGTTTCATCCATACACATTCATAGTTGTCATCAATGTTGGTAAGGATGGCATGATGACCATGCTTGCTAAGATTTAACACACGCCCACAAAAAATCTTCGGGAGTAAAGATTCATCATATGTGCGAGAGTTAGGGTCTCCCTAGTTTTTGCACATAATTGGTAGAGGTAGGCCACCGTACGCCATATGGAAGGGCCTACTTGTGCCAAGAAAACTTGGTACCGGTGGCATAATTCCATTATTATTTGGTTAACACTTTATCCCACTCCCAAGGTGAAAGGACCCAAAGTGAAGGGGTATGTGTAGATATATATGAACCCTGACTTGGAGTAGGTAACTCTCTATATCACATCGAGGGTGAGGATTCTGACATTGCCCCAATTACATTCCTCCTTCACAACAGGGATGCCAAAAGGTCGAATAGAAGAAAGGTATCTACGAACAGGCCAAAACCTATCACTTTTGGAATTTGGAGGTGGCTTATGCTATTGAAGGTCGCGTGTCGTGCTAAGATGAAGTGGTATGATGTTTTTTACAGTTGGAGGTTCATAATCATCGTCAACCTCTTCGGTTTTGTTCTTCTTTGAACCTCCACCGAAGAGAAGGCCAGCGTTTCCAGAGATAGCAGTATAAGAAGACATGGTGGTAAGAGATCTGTGGAGAAGTTCTTACTGAGAAAGTTGAGTATTGCATAAAAGTACTAGGGAAATTCTGAGAATAAGGAGTTGTGAAAATAGTAAAAgtaaagaataaaaatgatgagtgGTGGAGAAGTTATAGACGGCAATAATCGTGGTTATGATTACCTCGAAAATCGGAAGTAATACTTGCTAAATCACCGAACAACACATATTCGTGTTATTAAATGCGAGAAGACATGCATCATTTCAAGTGTCAGAGACCGTTTAGGAACTTTCCTGCCAAGAAAAGAATTCTTATCTCCTTCCTGGTAACACTGAGTTGCGTCACagaaaagtagggggactatctgtatagggtaaaattggttaATGACAGTTGGGCAAATGACGGAATGACACGCGGAACTAAAGACAGGTGGGATATGAGTCAGCAAACAGCTGGCACCAGATGCAAGCATATGACCAGTGCTGAACAAATCCTAGAGACAGAGGAGCCGGTAACAAAGATTCAAAACATTGTCATCAGATAACATTCGATGGGCAGCCATTACAGAGAATATCTGCATTTATAGCAACTGTTACGCATCCATCAATGATGATTTTATTTTCATTCAAGAAGAGCTTGATTTGAGGATATTATCTCCTTGAATCAAGCTATAAATAGGAGGACAAACATCCATTGTAGACACGAAACATTCTGCACACTAAAAGCCATATTGTCTTATTACACTCAGTTTGAACACTTGAACATTGCATTTACTTTTGTCATTGGAAAGGCTAAGTTCTTAGCCACGCTTGTTATCTTCTTCAATTTTATTCGTTAGTCTTATTTCTGttcttatttatttatcatttttgtgtcaaatcgattcgcttttctataaatcatgctataaattcaattgtaccgttttacagCTAAACAAAGGATAAGTCGCAATTTTATTGCATTTCAAAATGACAAGAAAATCCATTTGAATATCTCATTAAGTTTAATTTATATTAAGGTGGAGGGAGTAGTAAACATCCAAAAAACACAATGTCAAATGATAAGACCAAATATCAAATTCAGAAAGATGAAGAGAGAAAATTTTACCGATAAACAAAATATAGAATGAAAAGAAGGTAGGAGAGGAACAATAAAGGAGAAGAAATAATGTTGGTGACTATTTGCAAAATGAGAGAGACTAGATGTCTATTTTAGAAAGAAGAATCAAAACCTCTTCCTACGGTAGCGGATTGCAACTGCTGCTAGGAAGCTCTTTATGGTGCTTTCACCTTGGCAAATTATATACATTGACAATCCTTCAAAGTTGTCTACACTTTTAACTTAGACACATAATCTCAAGTTCATTTCATTCACTTCAACCACAACTTAAATGTGTTATTAGACACAAAATTCGTAAGCAGCCAAACACAAAAGGTATGTGTGATTCACACACCAGACTAGCAAATAAGAAGAGTTTAATGACCTGGacggttgttttgctttttagatcctcgttcccctaattaagacttccCATATGTGTtgttactattttatgacttacgaggatggttggtttgggtttggaagggttcaggttgaagtcggaacacttaattccttattagtggcctaaggtggccaagtttgacttgggtcaatatttttagtaaacgacctcagaaccaagatttgatagttccaataggtttgtatgataattttggacttgggcgtgtctTCAGATCGAGTTTCgggtcacccgggagcatttcaacgcttaatgttgaaagttggttcatttaaggttttctagttctttaaatttggtttggagtagactttggagttatcgaggtccatttgggatttcgagccagggaataggtccgtatggtgatttatgacttgtgcataaaatttggcatcattccgagctGTCTATGTATGTTTCGACGCGTTCGGAGTTGATTGAAATAAGTTTGAAGCTTAGAAGTTGATTAATGaggttttgaggtgcgattcttgattttggtgttgttttatgtgttccaAGGCTTCGATTAGGTCCGCAATGTGTTTATGGACTTAACGGTGCATTTGGAGGGGGTCTCAGTTGGCTCGGGTGTATTTTGCACCACCCAGAGCATGTTTGAACTGGATGGAAACTACTGGTGTGCTGGTGTGCTTCACTATTGTGAAAAAGGAAAATTAGAGGGGTCGCTGATTGccctacgcgaacgtgaagaagggttCGTGATCACAAAGGTTGGCCTGGCAGtgcctcgcgaacgcggaggcccAACCGTGATCGCGATGAGGAAATGGAGGGAGCTGGGCAGGAGGCCTTTGGCCTACACGACCACGACTTGGGGATCGCGAACACGAAAGGCCGGGCAGTGATACATCACAAACGTAACCGCCTGGCCGTGAACACAAAGGAGGTTTTTGGGCAGTGg
The DNA window shown above is from Nicotiana tomentosiformis chromosome 8, ASM39032v3, whole genome shotgun sequence and carries:
- the LOC138897604 gene encoding uncharacterized protein; translation: MSSYTAISGNAGLLFGGGSKKNKTEEVDDDYEPPTDNLLASEGLQRLILEKQELASERDKPLVERNQLVEHLPVLEAKIAQMDELEARLQQYEQDRMDYSQEAAQLHENLEEAKAKWVELHDMVIVIAEHESDFMEQVNNLEAVLRAKIEEANAADEMREKMKEKFKRVMEQNRLHSSNNVELDFRISGMRTENEELQSKIDWIQVKLRDSKDSLVFEKMYSIYHMKGKTLEESKEGIVNIDDCIS